The genomic DNA TCTTCGATAAAATAGCTTCTCCAATAAAAAGACTTTTAATTGGTGGTATTGGTTTAGGCGTTCTTGTGTATTTTATTCCACCTTTGTATGGTGAAGGCTTTGAGGTAATTAACAGTCTTCTTGCAGGAAACCCAGAAGAAGCTTTACAAAACAATTTTATGAACCTAGATCTAACAAATGTGTGGGTTGTTATTCTACTATTGTTCGGCTTAGTTTTCTTTAAAATAATTGCAAGTGCACTAACTTTTGGAGCTGGTGGAGTAGGAGGTATCTTTGCACCAACACTTTTTATGGGAAGTGTTATGGGAAATTGTGTGGCTAAAATAATTAACACCACAGGTATTTCTAATGTATCAGAAAGTAACTTTACATTAGTTGGTATGGCTGGTTTAATGGCAGGAGTTTTACATGCACCTTTAACCGCTATATTTTTAATTGCAGAACTTACCGGTGGTTACGAGCTTTTTATTCCTTTAATGTTAACGGCTGCAATTGCCTATTCAATTGCAAAATACGTACACCCATATTCTGTGTATGCCATGGAATTAGGTAGAAAAGGAGAGTTAATTACACACGACAAAGATCATGCAGTGTTAACTTTAATGGATATTGATGCTGTTATAGAAAATAATTTTGTGTCTATTTATCCTGATATGAGTTTAGAGGACATGATAAAAAAGGCGATTGTAAAATCGAATAGAAATATTTTTCCTGTGATTAGCGAAAAGGATAAAAAATTAATTGGTATTATTTTATTGGACGATTTAAGACCCATAATGTTCGATCAAACTTTATATAAAACTGTTTTTGCAAGAGATGTGATGCAAAACCCACCAGAAATTATTCAAGTAGATAAGGATAAAATGACAGAGATTATGAAGAAGTTTAAAGATAGCAATGCTTGGAATTTACCTGTTGTTAAAGACGGAAAATATGTGGGCTTTATTTCTAAATCTAAATTACTAACAGCTTATAGAAATAAGTTGATAGAAGTTACAAGTTAAGTTTTTTTTTTAGAAGCTATTTCCTGCTTTCCACTATATCTTTTTATTAGTTGTTTTTAGAGATTTATTTAGTGTTAAAAACAGCAGTGTAAAACTAAAAACAGATTGCTTCGTTCCTCGCAATGACGCTTATTTATATAGTAATAAAAAGGATGCCGTTTCAATCAGGGCTAAACTGGTTTGCTAACTTTTATTCTTTAAAAAAGCAACAACCAAATCTGGGAAATCTGTAAAAGCACCATCTATATTCGCTTCAATTAAGAGCGTTTCCATCATCTCTTCAAAAGAATGAAATTCTGCTAACTGATCTGCTCTAAAAGTATAAGGATGCACTTTTAAACCCAACTTGTGCGCATCAGAAACCAAAGAAGTAAATGTGAATTTTCCATCTACTTTTTTGTCTAAAATTTGCTTGTACCAAGGTCCAATTCCGTTTGCGTAGGTTGCAAAATGTTTTAATTTTTTAGAATCTTCAGAAAACTCCATTAATTGTACTAAAAATAATTCCGATTTTAATTCTACACGAATTCGTTCTAATTCTTTTGCATCAAAACATTGTAAAATACAGTTGTCTTCTTTAGTTTTGTAACCATAATTAGAAAGGACTTTTAAAACAATTTCTGTTAAGTTTTTTCCTTCTTTTTTATGGAATTCTGGTTCTTTAATTTCAGGATAAATACCAATTTTTTTCCCTGTAGCAATATTTAAACCTTGTATCATTTCTATTTCTTGCTGTAAGGAATGCAATTTAAAACTCCCTTTTTCTTTCGGAAAACGTTTTTTATAAAATTGTTCGCCAGTTTTTGGGTTAAAACGTTCGGTAACTGCTAAAGTTTGTAATTCTTCAAAAGTAAAGTCAATTACATAATACCGGTTATCTTTTCTTTTTCTGTCCGAAAATTTTGTAGCAACATCGGTAACATCATCCAAATAAATATCATGAATTACAATAGGTACATCGTCTTTACTTAACACTAAATCCTGTTCAATAAAGTCAGCATTCATGGCAAAAGCCATCGCTTTCGCTTCCATTGTATGTTCAGGTAAATAACCAGAAGCACCCCTATGTGCAATCACAATTTTTGTATTCATTTTTTCTGATTTTGTGTCAGTTTTACAAGAAATTAAAGATAAGCTAGTTAAAAGTAATACAACAGATATCGTTTTAAACATTATAATTTTAATATATAATTTGTGAAATTCGTGTCTTTTTTAAAAATTAAAGATAGAACTTTTGTAGTTTTGCAATATGAAATTAGCGTTAAAAATAATGTTTGTTATCTTTATTATTTGGGTGACTACTGGGTTGTATCTTGTGAGTACAGAACACGAAAAAGCACAAATTGTAATGGGTTTAAGTGTGTTCTATTTTTCGTTTTTATTTATGCCATTCTTTATTTACTACAGATATAGAGATGGTAAATACAAGAAATATATCTTAAACGACGAAAAATTAATGAAAGCTTTTAAAGGACAGGGAAAAGAAAGAGATTAATCTTCCTTTTTTAAAAAAGCATATACTGGAAAATGATCTGAAAAGCCACCTTGGTACCAAGGCCCAATATAGGTTCTAAACGGACTTCCTTTTAATTTACCTTTAAAAATCTTCAACCATTCTTTATTAAAAACTTCTGCATGTTTAAAGTGAAGTTTTCCTTCTTTTTGCTCTAGAAAGTTTTTAGAAAATAGAATTTGGTCAAATAAATTCCATTTGCCATTATAGGTTAAAGAGCCTCTTTTTTCTGGATTCAAAATACTCTCCATCGGATTTATAAAATCATCAGAAACCAACGTTTTTACACTATTACTTGTTGGATTATCATTAAAATCTCCCATTACAATAATTTTTGCATCAAAATGAGTGCCTTTAATTTGTGCAATAATAGTTCTTGCAGTTTCTGCAGCTATTACTCTTTTAGGTTCACTCTCTACAATACCTTCTCTTCTAGAGGGCCAGTGATTTACAAAAATATGTACCAATTCGCCACGTAAATTTCCAGTTACTTTTAAAATATCTCTGGTGTAGTCTCTTTCGCCTTCATCATTGTTTAAAAACACAGGAAAGGTTTCTGAAGTTAAAAGTTCGAAAAACTGTTTGTTGTACAAAAGCGCAACATCAATACCACGTTCATCTGGCGAATCGTGATGTACAAAACCATAATGATGCTTTTTTAGATTCGAAGAATATACCAAATCGGAAACCACTTTTGCATTTTCAACTTCTACCAAACCAACAATTGCTGGTGGATATTTAGAGCGATTCAATCCTAATTTAGAAATTACAGAACTTAATTTTTTAATTTTAATTCGATAGCGTTTGTCAGTCCATTTTCTTTTTCCATCTGTTGTGTAGTCGTCATCAAAAGTTTTAGGATCATCAACTGTGTCAAATAAGTTTTCAACATTGTAAAAGCCAATAGTTGTTATTTTATCACTTTGTTTTAATGATGTAATAGATGGAAACATAGATTATAAATTTTTAGTAATTGTAAATATTATACTTTTTTACTTTACTTCAATAAATAAGCGTGGTTTTGTGATAAACCTATTTTTTAACACAAAGTAATAGTTTTCTTAATATACTTTTAACAACTATATTTCAATTTTAAAACTAATTTTGTCTCGCAGAAAACGTTGTAAACTTTTTGTATTTGAATTTGAATTAATGAATTTAACGGTAGCTTTTGTTACCGTTTTTTTTATGCTTTAAAGAGAAGAATAGTTTGTACTTTTGTAATCTATGATAGACGCAAAAGAGGCAATCTCAGAAAAAGCAGTTTTAATTGGTGTAATTACACAATTACAAAACGAAACACAATCTGATGAGTATTTAGATGAGTTAGAGTTTTTAACAACTACAGCTGGTGGAGTTACTGTAAAACGCTTTGTTCAAAAGATGGAAAAACCAAACCCTAAAACTTTTTTAGGTGTTGGAAAATTAGAAGAAGTAAGAGCTTATATAGAGTCTAATGGTATTGGTACCGCTATTTTTGATGACGAATTGTCGCCAGCACAAATACGAAATATAGAAAAAGTTTTAGATTGTAAAATCTTAGACAGAACCAATTTAATCTTAGATATTTTTGCACAAAGAGCACAAACAAGTTCTGCAAAAACACAGGTAGAATTAGCACAATGTCAATATTTATTACCAAGATTAACAAGACTTTGGACACACCTTGATAAGCAAAAAGGAGGTATCGGAATGCGTGGTCCTGGTGAAACAGAAATTGAAACAGACAGACGTATTATTCGTGATAAAATAGATGTACTAAAAAAGAAATTGCTTACAATAGATAAGCAAATGGCAGTTCAGCGAAAAAATCGTGGAAAAATGGTACGTGTTGCCTTAGTTGGTTACACCAATGTTGGTAAATCTACATTGATGAATGTAATTAGTAAAAGTGATGTTTTTGCAGAAAATAAATTGTTTGCTACTTTAGATACAACCGTTAGAAAAGTGGTAATTAAGAACATTCCGTTTTTAATGACAGACACCGTTGGTTTTATTAGAAAACTACCAACACAATTGGTAGAATCTTTTAAATCTACATTAGATGAGGTTAGAGAAGCAGATTTATTATTACATGTTGTAGATATTTCACACCCTAATTTTGAAGATCATATTGCTTCCGTAAATTCTATTTTAGACGATATTAAATGTGCAGACAAACCTACTTTAATGGTTTTTAATAAGATTGATGCATATTCGCATGAAACCATTGAAGATGATGATATTGTTACCGAAAGAACCAAAGTACATTTTACATTAGAAGATTGGAAGAAAACTTGGATGAATGATAAGGACGAAACTTCAATCTTTATTTCTGCTTTAAACAAAGAAAATTTAGAAGATTTTAAGGAGGTTACGTATGAAGAAGTAAAGAAAATTCATACAGAACGTTTTCCTTACAATGACTTTTTATATTATGAATATAAAGAGGAGGA from Polaribacter sp. ALD11 includes the following:
- the hflX gene encoding GTPase HflX produces the protein MIDAKEAISEKAVLIGVITQLQNETQSDEYLDELEFLTTTAGGVTVKRFVQKMEKPNPKTFLGVGKLEEVRAYIESNGIGTAIFDDELSPAQIRNIEKVLDCKILDRTNLILDIFAQRAQTSSAKTQVELAQCQYLLPRLTRLWTHLDKQKGGIGMRGPGETEIETDRRIIRDKIDVLKKKLLTIDKQMAVQRKNRGKMVRVALVGYTNVGKSTLMNVISKSDVFAENKLFATLDTTVRKVVIKNIPFLMTDTVGFIRKLPTQLVESFKSTLDEVREADLLLHVVDISHPNFEDHIASVNSILDDIKCADKPTLMVFNKIDAYSHETIEDDDIVTERTKVHFTLEDWKKTWMNDKDETSIFISALNKENLEDFKEVTYEEVKKIHTERFPYNDFLYYEYKEEE
- the glpQ gene encoding glycerophosphodiester phosphodiesterase, which gives rise to MFKTISVVLLLTSLSLISCKTDTKSEKMNTKIVIAHRGASGYLPEHTMEAKAMAFAMNADFIEQDLVLSKDDVPIVIHDIYLDDVTDVATKFSDRKRKDNRYYVIDFTFEELQTLAVTERFNPKTGEQFYKKRFPKEKGSFKLHSLQQEIEMIQGLNIATGKKIGIYPEIKEPEFHKKEGKNLTEIVLKVLSNYGYKTKEDNCILQCFDAKELERIRVELKSELFLVQLMEFSEDSKKLKHFATYANGIGPWYKQILDKKVDGKFTFTSLVSDAHKLGLKVHPYTFRADQLAEFHSFEEMMETLLIEANIDGAFTDFPDLVVAFLKNKS
- a CDS encoding chloride channel protein; this translates as MLLLRYKYISQRQFIYVLSILVGFLAGVGAVILKNLTHFFQHLLEGNLVRYYHNAFYFLFPIIGLTIVYFIIKYVIRNKVSHGIPSTLFAISKRKGIMKRYQMVASVLTAPLTVGFGGSVGLEGPTVATGAAISSNVARLFHLNQATRSLLIGCAAAGALSSIFKAPIAAIIFAIEVFSLDLTIASMLPLLLASLSAIITSYFFFGSDVLLPFKIEDAFKITDVPFFIILGVIGGLVSIYFTEVYDRIQNFFDKIASPIKRLLIGGIGLGVLVYFIPPLYGEGFEVINSLLAGNPEEALQNNFMNLDLTNVWVVILLLFGLVFFKIIASALTFGAGGVGGIFAPTLFMGSVMGNCVAKIINTTGISNVSESNFTLVGMAGLMAGVLHAPLTAIFLIAELTGGYELFIPLMLTAAIAYSIAKYVHPYSVYAMELGRKGELITHDKDHAVLTLMDIDAVIENNFVSIYPDMSLEDMIKKAIVKSNRNIFPVISEKDKKLIGIILLDDLRPIMFDQTLYKTVFARDVMQNPPEIIQVDKDKMTEIMKKFKDSNAWNLPVVKDGKYVGFISKSKLLTAYRNKLIEVTS
- a CDS encoding endonuclease — protein: MFPSITSLKQSDKITTIGFYNVENLFDTVDDPKTFDDDYTTDGKRKWTDKRYRIKIKKLSSVISKLGLNRSKYPPAIVGLVEVENAKVVSDLVYSSNLKKHHYGFVHHDSPDERGIDVALLYNKQFFELLTSETFPVFLNNDEGERDYTRDILKVTGNLRGELVHIFVNHWPSRREGIVESEPKRVIAAETARTIIAQIKGTHFDAKIIVMGDFNDNPTSNSVKTLVSDDFINPMESILNPEKRGSLTYNGKWNLFDQILFSKNFLEQKEGKLHFKHAEVFNKEWLKIFKGKLKGSPFRTYIGPWYQGGFSDHFPVYAFLKKED